In a single window of the Acidimicrobiales bacterium genome:
- a CDS encoding response regulator has product MPTVLVVEDEPVILRLLEETLAGDGAEVVTVRDADAALLALRQQRFDVVLVDLLLPGQPGWRVLEQLRSCPDSAPVVVVSARATPTNLTRAFDLGAVDVFGKPFDPLELSACVNEVAGLAAEGLAAHRQAARIRRNA; this is encoded by the coding sequence ATGCCCACGGTGCTGGTGGTCGAGGACGAGCCCGTCATCCTGCGCCTCCTGGAGGAGACGCTCGCCGGCGATGGCGCCGAGGTGGTCACGGTACGCGACGCCGACGCCGCCCTGCTCGCCCTGCGTCAGCAGCGGTTCGACGTCGTGCTGGTCGACCTGCTCCTTCCCGGCCAGCCGGGGTGGCGAGTCCTCGAGCAGCTCCGGTCCTGCCCCGACAGCGCTCCGGTGGTGGTCGTGTCGGCCCGAGCCACCCCCACCAACCTGACCCGGGCGTTCGACCTCGGTGCCGTCGACGTGTTCGGCAAGCCGTTCGACCCGCTGGAGCTGAGCGCCTGCGTGAACGAGGTGGCCGGGCTGGCAGCCGAGGGCCTCGCCGCCCATCGGCAGGCGGCGCGAATCCGGCGCAACGCGTGA
- a CDS encoding PHP domain-containing protein produces MVDLHTHSTVSDGSDPPARIPELAAAAGCSAVALTDHDRLDGLAEARARAQALGVDLVPGCEVSCDWEPGTLHVLVYFVEPGDGPLQEELARLQADRVERNRRMIDRLAAAGLPVTLDELEAEAGGIGAGRPHMASILVRKGVVGSVQEAFDRYLARGRPGYVGKGRLSPRTVAAQARRSGGVAVLAHPLSLQLDEPRLDSVVAELADAGLGGLEARYGRYSPDERAGLADLAHRHGLVATGGSDYHGTYKPDLAVGSGRGDLSVPDTTVTALTERRP; encoded by the coding sequence ATGGTCGACCTGCACACCCATTCGACCGTTTCCGACGGTTCCGACCCGCCGGCGCGCATCCCCGAGCTGGCCGCCGCCGCCGGATGCAGCGCGGTGGCGCTCACCGACCACGACCGCCTGGACGGGCTGGCCGAGGCCCGAGCCCGGGCCCAGGCCCTGGGCGTGGACCTGGTGCCTGGTTGTGAGGTGTCGTGCGACTGGGAGCCGGGGACACTGCACGTGCTCGTCTATTTCGTCGAGCCCGGGGACGGGCCCCTCCAGGAGGAGCTGGCCCGCCTGCAGGCCGATCGGGTCGAGCGCAACCGCAGGATGATCGACCGGCTCGCCGCCGCCGGCCTCCCCGTGACGCTCGACGAGCTGGAGGCCGAGGCCGGCGGCATCGGAGCGGGGCGGCCCCACATGGCGTCCATCCTCGTGCGCAAGGGAGTCGTGGGCTCGGTGCAGGAGGCCTTCGATCGCTACCTCGCGCGAGGCAGACCGGGCTACGTGGGCAAGGGTCGCCTGTCGCCCCGGACCGTGGCGGCGCAGGCCCGGCGGTCGGGAGGAGTGGCCGTCCTGGCCCATCCACTCAGCCTCCAGCTCGACGAGCCCCGGCTGGACTCGGTCGTGGCGGAGCTGGCCGACGCCGGCTTGGGGGGCCTCGAGGCGCGCTACGGCCGGTACTCCCCCGACGAACGAGCGGGCCTGGCTGACCTGGCCCACCGTCACGGCCTGGTCGCCACCGGTGGTTCCGATTACCACGGGACCTACAAACCGGACCTCGCTGTCGGTAGCGGTCGGGGCGACCTGTCCGTGCCCGACACCACGGTCACCGCCCTCACCGAGCGCCGGCCCTAG
- the purF gene encoding amidophosphoribosyltransferase — translation MRARQPGAESALLTSGIRDDVLHEACGVFGVWAPGAPVAQLTFDGLYSLQHRGQESAGMAVSDGETITVVKDMGLVTNVFDERTVAGLEGHLAIGHTRYSTTGSSTWRNAQPVYRSVGAAGFALGHNGNLTNTAALAERAGMLPGVVASDSDLVAELLSLVFSSEPDEGDGGELEAALTEVLPDIEGAFSFVLMDADHLVGVRDPNGFRPLCLGRLDDGWVLASETPALDVVGARFVRELQPGEMVVIDRDGLRSVQPFAPEKIDPKLCIFELVYFARPDSLLYGKEVHGARRRMGELLAEQAPVDADLVMGVPESGVPAAEGYARRSGIPYGQGLVKNRYIGRTFIAPTPEARARGVRRKLNPLRENIAGKRLIVVDDSVIRGTTTRAMVEMLRDAGAAAIHLRVSSPPYAWPCFYGIDTPDREGLLAARRSVPEIGEYLGVDSIAYLTLDNLERAIDAPGAGFCSACLTGEYPVAISPAPSREVLEVALRA, via the coding sequence GTGAGGGCACGCCAGCCGGGCGCGGAGTCGGCGTTGCTCACGTCCGGCATCCGAGATGATGTCCTGCACGAAGCGTGCGGGGTATTCGGCGTCTGGGCACCCGGTGCGCCGGTGGCCCAGCTGACCTTCGACGGGCTCTACTCCCTCCAGCACCGGGGGCAGGAGTCGGCAGGGATGGCCGTCAGCGACGGCGAGACCATCACCGTGGTGAAGGACATGGGTCTGGTCACCAACGTGTTCGACGAGCGGACGGTGGCGGGGCTCGAGGGCCACCTCGCCATCGGACACACCCGGTACTCGACGACGGGCTCCAGCACGTGGCGCAACGCCCAACCCGTGTACCGCTCCGTCGGTGCGGCGGGCTTCGCCCTCGGCCACAACGGCAACCTCACCAACACCGCGGCCCTGGCCGAGCGCGCCGGCATGCTGCCGGGCGTGGTGGCCAGCGACAGCGACCTGGTGGCCGAGCTTCTCTCGCTGGTCTTCTCCTCCGAGCCCGACGAGGGAGACGGCGGGGAGCTCGAGGCGGCGCTGACCGAGGTGCTGCCCGACATCGAGGGCGCCTTCTCGTTCGTGCTCATGGACGCCGACCATCTCGTCGGCGTGCGCGACCCCAACGGCTTTCGTCCGCTGTGCCTGGGGCGCCTGGACGACGGATGGGTGCTGGCGTCGGAGACCCCGGCGCTGGACGTGGTGGGGGCGCGCTTCGTGCGGGAGCTGCAGCCGGGCGAGATGGTCGTGATCGACCGCGATGGCCTCCGCTCGGTCCAACCCTTCGCGCCTGAGAAGATCGATCCCAAGCTCTGCATCTTCGAGCTGGTGTACTTCGCCCGCCCCGACAGCCTGCTGTACGGCAAGGAGGTGCACGGAGCTCGCCGGCGCATGGGCGAGCTGCTGGCCGAGCAGGCGCCGGTGGACGCCGACCTCGTCATGGGTGTGCCGGAGTCCGGGGTCCCGGCGGCGGAGGGCTACGCCCGCCGCAGCGGCATCCCCTACGGGCAGGGTCTGGTGAAGAACCGGTACATCGGGCGCACGTTCATCGCCCCGACGCCCGAGGCCCGGGCTCGCGGCGTGCGCCGCAAGCTCAACCCCTTGCGGGAGAACATCGCGGGCAAGCGGCTGATCGTCGTGGACGACTCCGTGATCCGGGGGACCACCACGCGAGCCATGGTCGAGATGCTGCGCGACGCCGGCGCTGCGGCGATCCACCTCCGGGTGTCCTCGCCGCCCTACGCCTGGCCCTGCTTCTACGGCATCGACACCCCCGACCGGGAGGGCCTGCTGGCCGCCCGGCGGTCGGTGCCCGAGATCGGCGAGTACCTCGGTGTGGACTCGATCGCCTACCTCACCCTCGACAACCTCGAGCGGGCCATCGACGCCCCTGGGGCCGGGTTCTGCAGTGCCTGTCTCACCGGCGAGTACCCGGTGGCGATCTCGCCCGCCCCCAGCAGGGAGGTCCTCGAGGTTGCCCTCAGGGCCTGA
- the purM gene encoding phosphoribosylformylglycinamidine cyclo-ligase, with amino-acid sequence MPSGPDQEGPGGRGLTYADAGVDIGAGDEAVERIKDVVRTTYRPEVIGDLGGFGGLFALATERYRQPLLVAATDGVGTKAQLASATGRLDTIGIDLVAMCVDDLVCQGAEPLFLLDYLATEQLDPGRAERVVTGIADGCRQAGCALIGGETAEHPGSLASDAFDLAGFAVGVVERDDLLGAARVGPGDVLVGLVSPGLRCNGYSLARRALLEVGGRSLDDPAYAGAAHSLADELLEPSVIYTPAVLALTREVGVRAVAHITGGGIAANLARVLPSGCDAVVERSAWRVPPIFGEIQRAGHVPDDEMDRVFNLGLGMVAVVAAEDAGRAVEVLQARGRRALAVGRILPGGAQRVHVEG; translated from the coding sequence TTGCCCTCAGGGCCTGACCAGGAGGGCCCTGGCGGGCGCGGCCTGACCTATGCCGACGCCGGTGTCGACATCGGCGCCGGCGACGAGGCGGTGGAGCGCATCAAGGACGTGGTCCGCACCACCTACCGGCCGGAAGTCATCGGCGACCTGGGCGGCTTCGGTGGTCTGTTCGCCCTGGCGACCGAGCGCTACCGTCAGCCCCTCCTCGTCGCCGCGACCGACGGCGTGGGAACCAAAGCCCAGCTGGCCTCGGCCACGGGACGCCTGGACACCATCGGCATCGACCTGGTGGCCATGTGCGTCGACGATCTCGTCTGCCAGGGGGCCGAGCCCCTGTTCCTGCTCGACTACCTCGCCACCGAGCAGTTGGACCCGGGTCGAGCCGAGCGCGTGGTGACAGGTATCGCCGACGGGTGCCGGCAGGCGGGCTGCGCCCTCATCGGCGGGGAGACGGCCGAGCACCCCGGGTCGCTGGCCTCCGACGCCTTCGACCTGGCCGGGTTCGCCGTCGGGGTGGTCGAGCGGGACGACCTGCTCGGCGCCGCCCGGGTCGGCCCCGGGGACGTGCTCGTCGGCCTGGTGTCTCCGGGCCTGCGGTGCAACGGCTACTCCCTGGCCCGGCGGGCGCTGCTCGAGGTCGGCGGCCGGTCGCTCGACGACCCGGCCTACGCCGGCGCCGCCCACAGCCTGGCCGACGAGCTCCTGGAGCCGTCGGTGATCTACACGCCTGCCGTGCTCGCCCTGACACGCGAGGTCGGGGTGCGGGCCGTGGCCCACATCACGGGGGGTGGGATCGCCGCCAACCTGGCCCGGGTGCTTCCGAGCGGGTGCGACGCCGTGGTCGAGCGGTCGGCGTGGCGCGTGCCGCCGATCTTCGGGGAGATCCAGCGGGCCGGTCACGTGCCCGACGACGAGATGGACCGTGTCTTCAACCTCGGGCTGGGTATGGTCGCCGTAGTGGCGGCCGAGGACGCTGGACGAGCTGTCGAGGTGCTGCAAGCGCGGGGCCGACGGGCGCTGGCGGTTGGTCGGATCCTGCCGGGTGGGGCGCAACGGGTCCACGTGGAGGGCTGA
- the pyrE gene encoding orotate phosphoribosyltransferase, giving the protein MTPSALPSVSPSISALRDHLLAHSVRTGEFVLKSGRPSNWFIDSKQTACRPDGMILMVDAMLSALPEEVMAIGGLTMGADPVAFATAAVGNLRGWSLKSFSVRKEAKDHGAGGRIAGALDAGDRVALVEDTVTRGTSLIEAARAVRVAGADPIVMLAVVDRGGTCAAMADAEGITFRALVTAPDLGFEYEGT; this is encoded by the coding sequence GTGACGCCGAGCGCCCTCCCGTCAGTCTCGCCGTCGATCTCGGCCCTCCGCGACCACCTGCTCGCCCACTCGGTGCGCACCGGCGAGTTCGTGCTCAAGTCTGGGCGTCCCAGCAACTGGTTCATCGACTCGAAGCAGACCGCATGCCGGCCCGACGGCATGATCCTGATGGTCGACGCCATGCTCTCGGCGCTGCCCGAGGAGGTCATGGCGATCGGCGGTCTCACGATGGGTGCCGACCCGGTGGCCTTCGCCACCGCCGCCGTCGGGAATCTTCGCGGGTGGTCGCTCAAGTCCTTCAGCGTCCGCAAGGAGGCCAAGGACCACGGAGCGGGCGGACGCATTGCCGGCGCCCTGGACGCCGGGGACCGGGTGGCCTTGGTCGAAGACACCGTGACCAGGGGAACCTCGCTGATCGAGGCCGCCCGGGCGGTGCGGGTGGCTGGGGCCGACCCGATCGTGATGCTGGCGGTGGTCGACCGCGGGGGAACCTGCGCGGCCATGGCGGACGCCGAGGGCATCACCTTCCGTGCGCTCGTCACCGCCCCCGACTTGGGCTTCGAGTACGAAGGCACCTAG